A single genomic interval of Littorina saxatilis isolate snail1 linkage group LG17, US_GU_Lsax_2.0, whole genome shotgun sequence harbors:
- the LOC138953393 gene encoding Kruppel-like factor 18 produces the protein MSHKEVTKSFEKEVCLGDFIISTVENEVCLGDFIISTVENEVCLGDFIISTVENEVCLGDFIISTVENEVCLGDFIISTVENEVCLGDFIISTVENEVCLGDFIISTVENEVCLGDFIISTVENEVCLGDFIISTVENEVCLGDFIISTVENEVCLGDFIISTVENEVCLGDFIISTVENEVCLGDFIISTVENEVCLGDFIISTVENEVCLGDFIISTVENEVCLGDFIISTVENEVCLGDFIISTVENEVCLGDFIISTVENEVCLGDFIISTVENEVCLGDFIISTVENEVCLGDFIISTVENEVCLGDFIISTVENEVCLGDFIISTVENEVCLGDFIISTVENEVCLGDFIISTVENEVCLGDFIISTVENEVCLGDFIISTVENEVCLGDFIISTVENEVCLGDFIISTVENEVCLGDFIISTVENEVCLGDFIISTVENEVCLGDFIISTVENEVCLGDFIISTVENEVCLGDFIISTVENEVCLGDFIISTVENEVCLGDFIISTVENEVCLGDFIISTVENEVCLGDFIISTVENEVCLGDFIISTVENEVCLGDFIISTVENEVCLGDFIISTVENEVCLGDFIISTVENEVCLGDFIISTVENESLSHHQAVQYCAFKKEVVEESGGEKGPGLWMGQRQYPFLLLLAFVMMVVPDFQEATPLGAPEARMKHYRSRLATALPVPRDKG, from the exons ATGTCCCACAAGGAAGTGACGAAGAGTTTCGAGAAGGAAGTTTGTCTCGGAGACTTCATCATTTCAACAGtagagaatgaagtttgtctcggagaCTTCATCATTTCAACAGtagagaatgaagtttgtctcggagaCTTCATCATTTCAACAGtagagaatgaagtttgtctcggagaCTTCATCATTTCAACAGtagagaatgaagtttgtctcggagaCTTCATCATTTCAACAGtagagaatgaagtttgtctcggagaCTTCATCATTTCAACAGtagagaatgaagtttgtctcggagaCTTCATCATTTCAACAGtagagaatgaagtttgtctcggagaCTTCATCATTTCAACAGtagagaatgaagtttgtctcggagaCTTCATCATTTCAACAGtagagaatgaagtttgtctcggagaCTTCATCATTTCAACAGtagagaatgaagtttgtctcggagaCTTCATCATTTCAACAGtagagaatgaagtttgtctcggagaCTTCATCATTTCAACAGtagagaatgaagtttgtctcggagaCTTCATCATTTCAACAGtagagaatgaagtttgtctcggagaCTTCATCATTTCAACAGtagagaatgaagtttgtctgggAGACTTCATCATTTCAACAGtagagaatgaagtttgtctcggagaCTTCATCATTTCAACAGtagagaatgaagtttgtctcggagaCTTCATCATTTCAACAGtagagaatgaagtttgtctgggAGACTTCATCATTTCAACAGtagagaatgaagtttgtctcggagaCTTCATCATTTCAACAGTAgagaacgaagtttgtctcggagaCTTCATCATTTCAACAGTAgagaacgaagtttgtctcggagaCTTCATCATTTCAACAGTAgagaacgaagtttgtctcggagaCTTCATCATTTCAACAGtagagaatgaagtttgtctcggagaCTTCATCATTTCAACAGtagagaatgaagtttgtctcggagaCTTCATCATTTCAACAGtagagaatgaagtttgtctcggagaCTTCATCATTTCAACAGtagagaatgaagtttgtctcggagaCTTCATCATTTCAACAGtagagaatgaagtttgtctcggagaCTTCATCATTTCAACAGtagagaatgaagtttgtctgggAGACTTCATCATTTCAACAGtagagaatgaagtttgtctcggagaCTTCATCATTTCAACAGtagagaatgaagtttgtctcggagaCTTCATCATTTCAACAGtagagaatgaagtttgtctgggAGACTTCATCATTTCAACAGtagagaatgaagtttgtctcggagaCTTCATCATTTCAACAGTAgagaacgaagtttgtctcggagaCTTCATCATTTCAACAGTAgagaacgaagtttgtctcggagaCTTCATCATTTCAACAGTAgagaacgaagtttgtctcggagaCTTCATCATTTCAACAGtagagaatgaagtttgtctcggagaCTTCATCATTTCAACAGtagagaatgaagtttgtctcggagaCTTCATCATTTCAACAGtagagaatgaagtttgtctcggagaCTTCATCATTTCAACAGtagagaatgaagtttgtctcggagaCTTCATCATTTCAACAGtagagaatgaagtttgtctcggagaCTTCATCATTTCAACAGtagagaatgaagtttgtctcggagaCTTCATCATTTCAACAGtagagaatgaagtttgtctcggagaCTTCATCATTTCAACAGtagagaatgaagtttgtctcggagaCTTCATCATTTCAACAGTAGAGAATGAATCGTTAAGTCACCACCAGGCTGTGCAG tactgtgcctttaaaaaagaAGTTGTGGAGGAAAGCGGGGGAGAGAAAGGCCCAGGCCTGTGGATGGGACAGAGACAAT ACCCTTTCTTGCTGCTGTTGGCGtttgtgatgatggtggtgcCTGACTTCCAGGAAGCGACGCCCCTCGGAGCCCCCGAGGCCAGAATGAAACATTACCGTAGCAGATTAGCGACCGCTCTCCCCGTCCCCCGGGACAAGGGCTGA